Genomic segment of Vallitalea longa:
AAGTCTTGAAAATAAATGGCGCGTCAAAAAATTAATGGAAAGGAAATTTGTCTATTTTAGTAATGGAAGAGATGAGCTTAACACTATACTTGAGTTAGGTAATTCTGAAGTTTTGTTAGAAAGTAACTTGATGGTAAAGTATTGTATTGATGATTTAGAAAAGGTTCAAGATCAATCTACTGACTTTTATATAGAGTATGATGGAAAAATGGAATACTCAGCTAAAGATGTATTTATTATTCCAGAGGGTAATTATGTACTCTATTATTATAAGGGAAATGAACAAAATATTTATAATGAACTTATTAAAATACTAGATGGTATAAGAGATAGAGGATTCATTATACAAACTGGTATTTATGAAATTTTAAGACCATCACATTTTATTAATAGTTCTAATAAAGCTTTTTTCACAGAATTCAATATACCTGTAAAAATTAATCCTTGACATTAGAGTTACTCTAACCTTTACAATATCTAATATTAGTTAGAAGATATCGTGGAGGCAAGAAATCATATGAAACAATTAGATCTAGGAAAAGACAAAGTAAGTAAGTTATTTATTAATTATTCAGTTCCAGCTGTTATTAGTATGGTAGTTATTTCATTATATATAATTGTTGATGGGATATTTGTTAGCAGAGGAGTAGGTCCTGATGGTTTAGCTGCAGTAAATATTGCATTACCTTTCATTCAAGCACTTAACAGTATAATTATTATGATTACTATAGGTGGTGGAGTGCTAACAGCTATTAAATTAGGAGAAAACAATGAAAAAGAAGCAAGTAGAAGATTTTCATTTACAGTTATGATAGCAGTAATATTTATAATCATAACTTCTTTGATTTCAATAATATTTTTGGATACATTGGTTCAACTACTTGGTGCAGACGAATCCTTGATTCATCTAGTAAAAGAATATCTTGTTATAATGTTAAGTTGTAATTTATTATTTCAGCTTTCGCCGATTATGGAGAATTTTATACGTATTGATGGAAGACCGTCATTTTGTATGGTAGTATCTATAATAGGAACAATTATTAACATAGTTCTTGATTATATACTTGTTATAAAATTAAATATGGGTCTTACTGGAGCAGCTATAGCTACATGTGTTGGAGCTGGTTTGAGTGGAATAGCGATGATGACATATTTCTTCACCAAAAAAGCTAATTTGAAATTTACGAAACCAGCAGGAAATTTTAGAATACTAGGTAAAATGTTATATAATGGATGTTCCGAATTCTTAACAGAAATATCATCATCCATAGTTTTATTGATATTTAATATAGTGATTATGAAAAGAATGGGACCAATGGGTGTATCAGCAATAAGTATCGTTCTCTATATTACTACTTTAATTATTATGATTTTGTTTGGAATCAGTCAATCCCTGCAACCTATAGTTAGTTATAATCTAGGAGCAGGGCAGGTGGATCGAGCTAAAAAAGGACTTAAATTATGTCTGATAACAGCTCAATCAATTTCAATGATATCCATGGTTATAGTATTTATATTTAGTGAACCATTAGTTGGTATTTTTGCTAAAGGAAACAAAGAATTGATAGATATGGGGGTCTGGATGAGTAGGTTATATATTACTTCATATATTTTTATAGGGTTCAATATAACATCATCAGCTTTCTTTACTGCAATTGAACAGCCTCTAATGTCAGCTGTTATCTCATTATCAAGAAGTTTAGTTTTAGTTATCATAGGACTAATAATTTTACCTCGTATAATAGGGGATAGTGGTATTTTTGTTTCTAACACTTTCGCAGAAGTAGGAACGTTTTTTGTAAGTATCTATTATTTAAAAAAATACTTTTATAAGAAGATTGATGGATGTAGTAAAAATAAAATCATTGCACCAATAAATCAATAAATCATTCATTGAATAGAATTATTAGTTAAATATTACAATAGAGAAGAGTACGTAGATAATCATAATTAAAGTAAAATAAAAACAAGGCAAGTAAAATTACATAGCCTTGTTTTTATTTTAGAATTAAATTACAGATTCTAAACTTTTTATAGAGTTATGTAGTGCATCAATACTACTGGAATGACATCTTAGAACAGGAATATTTTTTCTTTTTGCTTCTTTGTTAGCGACTCTTACCATCTTATGTGATACTGTGCTGGTAAATATCAGCAACGCATCAGGAGTACCTATACTTTTACTCAATCCAGCTGACATTTGTGTAAAAACTTTTACTTTATGTCCAGCTTTCTTACAGACTGTTTTATATTCTCTATGCATACGGTCATGGCCGCCAATTAATACTATACTCATATAATCACCTTTTTCTTATACAATTAGGAAAATTCTATTTCCTGAAATTTATCTGTTCTATTGTTGCATTTATTTAATTATACTACTAATGATAATGATTGTCAATATCAAAAGTTTGGATTTGATAGAAAACCCTCCTTGAATCTTCGTTTCCAAGAAGGGTTTCCATTTATTTTATAAGAAGGTTTGCAAACAAATTAATAAATTGAAATTAAATATTTTTAGCAGTTGTACCATAGAATGCTGCTTTGTAGATTTCTTTAACTTCTTCTGCATTAGATTGTCTTGGGTTAGTTAAAGAGCAAGGGTCTGCAAATGCATTTTTACTCATTCTATCTAATACTTCGTTGAATTTTTCTTCTGTGATTTCAACTTCTGTAACTTCTTTTAGGGTAGTTGGGATACCAACTTTTTTATTTAATGCTTTTAATTCAGCAACTAAGTCACTAATTTCAAGTTGCTTTTCGATTTCTGCAAATTTATCTGTAGCTTTCATGTTATATTCAATTATATATGGTAATAAGATAGCGTTAGCTAAACCATGAGTGATTCCAAGTTCTCCACCAATCTTATGAGCTAAACTGTGTACTAGTCCTAATGAAGCATTAGTGAATGCCATACCTGCTAGAGTAGAAGCGTTATGCATATCTTCTCTTGCTTTCATGTTACTACCGTCAGTATAAGCAATTGGAATTTGTTTATAAACTAATTTGATAGCTTCCATAGCAAGAGGATCTGTATAGCTAGTTGCACTTGTTGAAACGTAAGCTTCAATAGCATGTGTCATAACATCCATACCAGTGTTAGCTGTAATATGAGCAGGCATTTTAGCTGGAAGAGCTGCATCAAGTAATGCTACGTCTGGAGTAATCTCATAAGATACTAATGGATATTTGATATGATTAGCTGTATCAGTGATTACTGAGAATGCAGTAATTTCTGAAGCTGTACCACTTGTTGATGGAATAGCGATGAATTTAGCTTTTGTTCTTAATTTAGGGAATTTACCTGCAACTAAGTCTTCAAATTTAGTTTCTGGATATTCATAATATACCCACATGATCTTAGCAGCGTCAAGAGCAGAACCACCACCGATTGCAATAATCCAATCAGGCTTGAATTCAGCCATTTCTTTTCCGCCTCTTACTACTGTGTCAATTGATGGGTTAGGCTCAACACCATCAACGATAGATACTTCCATACCAGCTTTTTCTAATTGCTTTTTAGCTTCGTCTAAGAAACCGAATCTTTTCATTGAGCTACCACCTGTTACAAGAGTAGCTTTTTTGCCTTCTAAAGTTGATAAATATTCTAATGCACCTTCACCGAATACGATATCTTTTGGAACTCTAAACCATTTTATGTTCATTATAATTTCCTCCTTAAATATATATTATTTGTTGTTTTTTATTTTATCATCTATTGCAGCAGCAGCTTTTTTTCCAGCTCCCATAGCGAGTATGACTGTTGCAGCACCTGTAACTGCATCACCGCCGGCATAGACATTTTGCTTACTGGTTTCCATTGTTTCTTCTTCTACAATTATGCCTCCCCAAGATTGAGTATCAAGACCTTCAGTAGTTTGTCTGATAAGTGGGTTAGGGGTTTGACCAATTGCTACGATAACTGTTTCTACATCTATTGAAAATTCACTATTATCAATTGGTGTTGGTCTTCTTCTACCTGATGCATCTGGTTCGCCGAGTTCCATTTTAATACAATTGATTCCTGTAACAGAACCATTTTCACCAATGATTTTAGTTGGGTTATTTAATAATTTAAATATTATTTCTTCTTCTTTTGCATGATGTACTTCTTCTTTTCTTGCAGGAAGTTCGTTTTCGCTTCTTCTATAGATGATATATACATTTTCCGCACCTAGTCGTTTTGCAGTTCTAGCTGCATCCATTGCAACATTACCACCGCCTATTACCGCAACGCTTTTACCAACTTTAATTGGAGTAGCTGAATCTTTTTCATAGGCTTTCATGAGATTGACTCTAGTTAAGAATTCATTAGCAGAGTAAACTCCGTTAAGATTTTCTCCTTCTATATTCATGAATCTTGGAAGACCTGCACCGCTACCGATAAAAACAGCTTTAAAATCTTGTTCGAATAATTCATCTACTGTAATGGAACGACCGACAAGTACATTAGTCTTAATATCTACACCTAATTTTTTTATTGTTTCAATTTCATTACTAACTAATTTCTTAG
This window contains:
- a CDS encoding MerR family transcriptional regulator is translated as MNRRISLSDMSRLLNISKYTLRYYDKVGLIKPNYDVNGYRYYTLDHYYNLVTIKLLRQMDVPIKDIKKSLVDDNMEDFIDLLSNSKKHIDAEIERMIRVSDLIDNKLNVAKYEKSLENKWRVKKLMERKFVYFSNGRDELNTILELGNSEVLLESNLMVKYCIDDLEKVQDQSTDFYIEYDGKMEYSAKDVFIIPEGNYVLYYYKGNEQNIYNELIKILDGIRDRGFIIQTGIYEILRPSHFINSSNKAFFTEFNIPVKINP
- a CDS encoding MATE family efflux transporter encodes the protein MKQLDLGKDKVSKLFINYSVPAVISMVVISLYIIVDGIFVSRGVGPDGLAAVNIALPFIQALNSIIIMITIGGGVLTAIKLGENNEKEASRRFSFTVMIAVIFIIITSLISIIFLDTLVQLLGADESLIHLVKEYLVIMLSCNLLFQLSPIMENFIRIDGRPSFCMVVSIIGTIINIVLDYILVIKLNMGLTGAAIATCVGAGLSGIAMMTYFFTKKANLKFTKPAGNFRILGKMLYNGCSEFLTEISSSIVLLIFNIVIMKRMGPMGVSAISIVLYITTLIIMILFGISQSLQPIVSYNLGAGQVDRAKKGLKLCLITAQSISMISMVIVFIFSEPLVGIFAKGNKELIDMGVWMSRLYITSYIFIGFNITSSAFFTAIEQPLMSAVISLSRSLVLVIIGLIILPRIIGDSGIFVSNTFAEVGTFFVSIYYLKKYFYKKIDGCSKNKIIAPINQ
- a CDS encoding DUF2325 domain-containing protein, with amino-acid sequence MSIVLIGGHDRMHREYKTVCKKAGHKVKVFTQMSAGLSKSIGTPDALLIFTSTVSHKMVRVANKEAKRKNIPVLRCHSSSIDALHNSIKSLESVI
- a CDS encoding iron-containing alcohol dehydrogenase, whose amino-acid sequence is MKWFRVPKDIVFGEGALEYLSTLEGKKATLVTGGSSMKRFGFLDEAKKQLEKAGMEVSIVDGVEPNPSIDTVVRGGKEMAEFKPDWIIAIGGGSALDAAKIMWVYYEYPETKFEDLVAGKFPKLRTKAKFIAIPSTSGTASEITAFSVITDTANHIKYPLVSYEITPDVALLDAALPAKMPAHITANTGMDVMTHAIEAYVSTSATSYTDPLAMEAIKLVYKQIPIAYTDGSNMKAREDMHNASTLAGMAFTNASLGLVHSLAHKIGGELGITHGLANAILLPYIIEYNMKATDKFAEIEKQLEISDLVAELKALNKKVGIPTTLKEVTEVEITEEKFNEVLDRMSKNAFADPCSLTNPRQSNAEEVKEIYKAAFYGTTAKNI
- the gltA gene encoding NADPH-dependent glutamate synthase; translation: MLNKSLTKTPISEQEPLIRNKNFKEVVLGYTEEEAIQEAKRCLQCKHKPCVSGCPVNVPIPEFIHAVSEGNFDEAYKIITAENSLPAICGRVCPQENQCEGKCVRGIKGEPVAIGRLERFVADYHMQHQKANDTVEIDKNNIKVAVVGAGPSGLSCASDLAKRGYEVTLFEALHKTGGVLSYGIPEFRLPKKLVSNEIETIKKLGVDIKTNVLVGRSITVDELFEQDFKAVFIGSGAGLPRFMNIEGENLNGVYSANEFLTRVNLMKAYEKDSATPIKVGKSVAVIGGGNVAMDAARTAKRLGAENVYIIYRRSENELPARKEEVHHAKEEEIIFKLLNNPTKIIGENGSVTGINCIKMELGEPDASGRRRPTPIDNSEFSIDVETVIVAIGQTPNPLIRQTTEGLDTQSWGGIIVEEETMETSKQNVYAGGDAVTGAATVILAMGAGKKAAAAIDDKIKNNK